A region of the Mauremys mutica isolate MM-2020 ecotype Southern chromosome 14, ASM2049712v1, whole genome shotgun sequence genome:
TGGGAGAGCCCGGGGCAGCCAGGGGGAGGGCGCCTGGATGTGGGCATGGGGGCGCTGTTAAAGAGTGGGGGACCAGGCCATGGGACGAGCCCCCTCGGAAGGAAAGTCAGGGCCGGTTGGGTCACGGGCCAGCCGGTCCCAGGGCTGGACGCAGGTAGGAGAAGATGGGTGCAGGTTCCCCCACaggtggggcagccaccccatcACTGGGGAAAGGCCGGGCTGGGGCCTAGAAGTGCTGAAAGCCAAGCCCAGGAGAAGGGGTGACGTGGCCATTAAATGAGGGGGGGGCTGTGCCCGGGGAGGAGACGACTGGCCTTTGGACTcagtactagggtgaccagacagcaaatgtgaaaaatcgggacagggggtgggggttaataggagcctatgtaagaaaaagactcaaaaatcgggactgtccctagaaAATCCGGACCTTGGTCACCGTACTCAGTACTAACGCCAAGGCCTTTGCCGGCAGGCTCCGTGCCCTAACAATGCTGAGAGCTGGAGGGCCGCAGTGGGAGGGGAGCCAGTGAATTGactggggggaaactgaggcagcagatgGGCCCAAAACCAGACCAGGacacccctctccttccccccaccccccgctataGGGCCAAAAGCTAAACCTGCCGCCATGTTCTGCTCCGTGGTATGGGTACAACAGCGGAGTGAAGGGCATGGTGCTAAAGCCGTCTCCCTTACACTGTGATaacccccccggggggggcacgcTTGGGCCTTTGCTGGGGTGAGTGGAGGGGGACAAGTAATTTGACTTAATCGCAGTCTTAACCAGAAAGGCCATCGCCAGACCCGGGCAGGAGGCGGCGACACTTCCTGTCTGTGGCTGGGTGGGCCGGGAGCCCAGTTCGGGCCCAGGGCGGCAGGGCCGGCCAGGCTGCCTGGGGCGAGGGCTCAGGATGccagcagggctgtgtgtgcGGCTCCCATCCCAGCGGAGCTGCCGGCACAGCGCCAGGGTCGCAGAGCGGGGGGTGGGCCTTACACGGCAGGCCAGGCTTTCAagagtgccctgcccccacctgctgcCATTGTACCcccagggcagggtggaggggcgGGCGTCCCAGCGGGGGTGTGGAGACTGAGGACGATCCAGGAGGGGGCTTGTGAGCTCGGCCCACGGCACTTGGAGCAGGGCTAGCAGCCTGAGCTAGCATCGGCCAAGCTTGCTGGAGCAGCAATAGCcgtgaaggcagcagcagcatgggctagcagCGCGATGCCCACCCAGCATCCCAGGCATGTGAGATAAACACAACCAGCAAACTCCCCCGCGCTGCAACTCGCCCAGCCAGCACCACGCTCCCGATCGCAGGCAGAGCAGACGAGGGTGGAACAGGGCCGGGGCCAGCGTGGCAGCCAAGGTAAGTGGATAAGCGCAGTGAGCGCACCGGCCAGCTAGTTGCGTTGATTTAAGAAAATATTCCACCTGTTTATTGCAGCGGTGCCTACAGACACGCCCGCCCAGCCCGCCGTGTGGGACCCTGTTTGTGCCATGCActagccagcccctgccttcacgagCGGCCGATCCCAGCccccgggcggggagggggatcTCACACCGGCAGAGTGACCCGTGCGATGGCAGCCAGGCACGCGGTAGTGCCATGAGTTTTGGGGGTGGGTGTAGGTGGGAGAGGCTGGCGAAACGGCAAGGAAAGTGAAGGGCgcggggacagggaagggaagggggcaaGGTTAGGAGCAGAGAAGCTGAGATGGAGGGCGAGGGCTGGAGCGAACTGCTGATCAGCCCGGGCACAGAAAGGGGAGTTTGCCGACTGGTGGAAGGGCCCTGACTTACTGGAGTACTGGGCCGCGGCAGCAGTGAATTGGAGGCTGCGGACTCAACCCGTGCGCTCAACCCATCCACTGCAGCCTTACGGGGACAGAAGGCAATGCCTGAATCACACCGCTTTCCCGCCGCCAAACACGGGCTGCGCCTGGGGCGCTTCGCTGGCTCCACTGAGCCGGGCACAGAGGGGAATATGCCCATGCGGGTCAGTGACGGAGCTGcagtagaacccaggcgtcctgagcgggtcccccactctaaccactaggcgaGCGCTGGGCGGAGGCAGCCCATCGCTGTGCCCGCAGGACCCTTCACCCGTTGGCCGGGGTTACGAGGCCCCAAGCAGCCTGGCGCTGATGTCACAGGGACCTGGTTCTAGAAGAGCGGGCAGCTGGGAGCCACTGGCTGCACCGGGAGGGGAAggaagctgctcccagagactggGGAAGGGCGGATGTTATAGGGACTGGATTGCCCCACAACTAGCTGCCATCActgcccctgggaggggggaCACGTGGTGGTAAGACCCAGCTGCTGCCATTTCCCCAGACAGAGGCCAAAGCCACACACTCCCCTCCAgcctgcatgggggaggggaggggaggggcagaaggagCCCCCGAGGCGGACGTGGCTCTGGCCGGTCGCACCTGGCTAGAGTTGGGGGCGGACGGTTTAAGGGCCGCTCGGTCCTGTCCGCGCTGCCCCAGGGAGATGCCGACGCAGGAGCACGAAGCCCAGCTGGCTCGAAGGGCAGAGGCTGGCGAAATGCAACCAGGTGCCAGTCTTCCTGCCCAGGGAGCGTCTGCCCCAGAACCCACATAAACGCATCAGCCAGTCACCGAGGGGCAAATGCCCTGCCAGCACCTGCACCTGGAGCCAGGAACGGGCCCCCTGGTCCTACTGGGACCCCTCTGTGGAGGAGGAAGGCTTGTGTACGGCAGGTCCCCTGACCCCAACCCACCAGCTTCTTGCAGGctggccaccccctcccccccaagctctCGCTCGCAGCCATCCCCGCACGCACTCCCACcaggggctgagctctgcccatgATGGTGTGTAGGGACTTGGAacaccctgtccccaccctgcctggcagggaaTCTCACGCTGCCAGCATCTGCTCCTTCCCAGCGGGGACCTGCCTGTCTGGATTCCAACCCGACAGCCAGGGAAAGGTTCTCAGTTAGGCCTGAAGGCAGCTCCGTCTCATCAGCCTAGGAACGCTTCCCCCAGGGCTCTTAGGCCTTTAGAGAGCTGGTGGGTTTGACCTACCCCTCGGCGTTCAGGGGCAGGCAAGGGGAGGTGGGCCATGTACCAGTGGGGCAGAGTGGATGATCCAGGGGCCTCCCCGCTCAGTCTCTGTTCTGTTTCCTAGGGGTGGATCAGCGCCCCCATGGAGCAGAGCATCGTGGCGAGGCTGGGCTgcgatcagggccagctccacgtggccagggccaggctgAGAGCCAGCCACGAGCAGGCTCAGGTTGAGTTGGCAGCCGCGCAGGCCGAGCTGGTGGCTGTCCTGAGCGAGGTGAGTCCCGCACAGGACCCGGAGGTGAAGGCCGCAAGGGAGAAGCAAAACCGGGGTGGCCTTGGGCCCAGCCAAGTGGCCAAAACCACATACAAGCTCCAGGGCAATGGGGTGAGGCCTGTGCACGACGACGCAGGTGAGCTCCAGCAGGACCAGGCCACGCCTGTGGAAGACCCCCTGTGGGACCAGCTGCAGGCCCCACAGGAGCAGCTGGAGGTTCGGGGGATGGCTGGTGGGGAGGCAAAGCCTCCCTGGGCCCTGAGGACCAAGAAGATTGGCTAGAAGACCAGAAAGCTGGGCTGGAAGACCAGAAAGTCCAGCTGGCTGCCCAGGACGGAAAAGAAAGGGTGGTGGGAGCGTTGTCATGCTAGACACTATTAGAGAAGGCGCGGCCAGGTGCACAGGAAGGGCTAGCAGGGACCGGGAGATAATATGACCTGCTGCTTGGACTCCTTACAAATAAACAAGCTGTTCGGACAGGCATCGCCACCGACTCTCCAGGCCGGCTGTCTAGTCTAGTGCTTGTTCATCGACTCTTTCCTCCTTTCTCCTGGTCTCAGCACTGCACTCGCTGAGCTCAAGGAGCAACTCCCATTTCAAGCTTCACAAGCCATGTTCTGTAAAAACCCAGCTCTCGAggcctcccctgccctgcagcatcTCCTGGCCCTAACTTTGCTGTGGGGGGGCTGCCGTCCTGGGCACAGCGGCTTTCCCCTTGCCCCACTCTGGGGCACCTCCCGCCACCCTGGCtaccgccggggccgggggctgagccGAGGCTCTTTTTTTAATGCCAGTTTAGTTGCTTTTTAAAACCAGATGCGCTGAGTCTGGAATTCCTGGAgtttcctccctgcctggctctCAGACCTGGGACGGACGGACCCCCCCCTCCTTGTGGGCTTGCTGCCACGTGAGTCTCTGTTGCATTCCAAGGGAGTGTTGGGCCAAGTTTGCTGGCAGTGGCTCACCTGGCAGCGTGGACAAGGCCTAACGTTCAGCATTGCCGGCATGTCCACCCTCCTGCCAGCAGCGCTGACCCCACACTTGCTCCTGTCTGCACTGTTGGCTAACTGCGCCCCTCCGATTGTGCGTAACACAGTGACCCTCCCAATGCAGACCAACCCCCTCTGCGTAATTCCCAGGCACGGGCAATAAAACCCTGGGTGGTTCATTCTCCGTCTGCTCCTGGAGAGGGCGTGGGGGGTGCCCCCAGACTCGAACAGATGGTGCTAAGCCAGAGGAAGGaaagggggcttgaggagagggACAGAGTTAAGGAGCCTCACCCCTCCGTTTTCATTCTATTCTCTCTGCCGGGGTGGCGAAAGGTTCCCTTCGGCCAGATCAGAGCCCCCGGGGACCAGAGCATCGGCGATCGCCTGGACCATATTCAGGCCGAGGTGCAGCGACAAGCTGAGCTGCAGGCGGGTTGGGAAGAGGTGAGGGCTGACTGGGACGAGGTGCAGGCAGCGTGGGAAGCTGTGCTGACTGACACCCAGGTGAAGGCCGCGGCGTGGGCCCCCGCCAGGTTTCTGCAGGCCCCGGCGAACACCACGCAGACCCTCTTCCATCTTCCGCAGATCCTCGTGCACGTGGCCCGGCTCCAGGCCCGGTTTGCGCAGCTCCAAGCCAGCACTGCAGAAGCCCAGCTGAAGGCTTTGCAGGCCCAGGGAAAGAACTGGCTGAAGGATGCACGCGAGCCGGCCCAAGCCCAGGCGGTGTCCGGGCCCGTCCTGAAGCAGGTGTATGAGCAAGTGGCTGCGGCTGTGCACACTATCCTGGTGCTGGCCATGCAGGATCTGGAGAGGGCTAAGCAGGCCCAGAGGCTCCCCGTACTAAGCCAGCTGACGAGGGCCGTGCATGCCCAGGTGGAAGTGGCTCTGCGGGGTATCCTAGCAAAGGCTGCACAGGAGGTGGCGGCGGCCGATCGGGTGGAGCTGGCCGAAGCGCTGTGCAGCCAGGTGGAGAAGGCGGTGCAGGACGTCATTGTGAAGGCGGAGCAGGActgggggaggcccaggggggcCGTGCCAGGAGGGAGCGAGGGCCAGGGTGGAGAAGCCGCGCTGTGACGGGAAAGGCGGGCGCTCGGGAGGGCTGGCCGGGGGAAGAAGgctgcctggaggaggaggaaagctctGGTGGAGCAGAGGCAGGTGAGCCCCAGTGGGGGTCCGTGTCGTTGGCCGACGCGGTTACTTGGGCTTCCGTAAACAAATCAATAACCAAATAAATCCAGCAGcttccagccccactctgccctcgGTGCTCCCTGCCAGCTTCCTGTCCCCTGCTAAGCTTCGTTCTCCCTCCTCCCACGTTCCTCCCCCGGAGCTCAGCGCCTCGGCAGGGAAATATCCCACGTGAATTCCCCCAAGGGTGAGTCGTGATCTGAGCCTGCACCTGCCACTTCCCCGCCTTCGCTGCACGGGGGCTGCCGGCCTGGGCACAGCAGTTTTCCCTTTGCCCTGCTCTGGGGCTCCTCCCGCCAGCGTGGCCGGGTCTGGGCTTCAGCTGATTGCTGTTGTTTATCGTAACCCAGCCGCGATGAGTCGGGAATTCCCGGAGAGCCTGGCATCCCCTTTCCTCCCGACTAGTCCCTCTTCGCTCGGCAGCCACAGCTCCTCCGAGCTGGGGTCTCCCAGTTAGAGCCAACAAACCCTGGGAGCATGGAAGGGTGCAGGGTCGGGGAGCAGGGGATGGGTTGGCCTAGGGCTCATACAGGCAATGGTgcagaggtgcattggcagagatgTGGGGGTGGAAGCAGCGAGAGGGGCAAGCCGGGAGTATcggggggtgctggggtgctTGGGCAGAGCTGCCTGGTGGGCAGCGGGCACAGACCCCCCAAGCTGGGCTCCTGGGAATGCTGTGTGCCCCTCACTTCCATGAGGCTTCAAGCAGAAAAAGGTGCAGAGCCGGTTGCGTGGGAAGCAGAGACCAGGACATCGAGGCTGGCTTCACGGGCGGGGGCAGACAGGGCAGTGGGTGGCGTGACGAGAAACCAtggcagagctctgtggggcTTGAAttcctccacccatccctcctGCTGGCACCTAAGAGCTACAACCCgggcactggggggaaccatttctaAAGGGAGTTAAGCGCTTTGGAGCTCAAGGCTCCTTGACTTTCAATGCGACTccagctcctaagtcacttgggtgTTGAactgcccaggccctgcagctggaggagcgCTGGGTCGCCCAGGTCAGCTGATCCCAGCCGGCGTCACTACAGACGCTCCGCTCATTTTTGGCAATGCCTAATCCGCCACTTAACCTGCAGCCACTGCCTCAGGGAGGCCCTGGGCCACAGACAGGTTATCCCGAGGGTTTGCCCGGGCCCCGGCAGCGCCTGGAAGGGGCTCAGATACCGCGGCGATGGGCACAGTATAAGCACCGGAAtagaagagaggagggaaagctCTCGCACGTGTACCTGCGTCCTGCCCGCCTCGGCCTCCCCGTCAGACGCGGGGGAAGGTGCGCAAGACTCATCCGTAACCTACTGCTTCAAAATAGCCGCCGTGCAGGCAGCAGATGGGCTGGGAGCCGGTTTTGTGCTAAATCCGCTCGCACGTGCGACCGATGAGCCACCAACCAGCTGGCAGCAGCTAAACGAGAGGAGAGAACTTTGGCAGGCTGGCAAAATACCATCAGCTCCGCAGCCTCTCTGCCAGCTGGGCACAGGCAGCTCACGGGAACAGCCTCGCACGCCAGACACTTCACACGGCTCAGCTTGTGCTCGGCAGGCACAGCCCATTGTGCGCCTGCCGCATCGAGGCCTGGGCCGCCTCCGGCTCCTGCTCCCCTCTGCCGGGGTTCCAGGCCGTCCCTGCGTGAGCAGCTCAGACATGGGAGCCGCTGGAGGAAATAGCAGATCCACGGCACATCCCAGGAACACGTGCTCCTTGCCATGCAATGGTCGCCCTCTTGGCCACCACTGGGGACTGAATCTGGGCCGGGCAGAGCGGAAAACATGAGCCTCTGCAGAGGTCACGGCCATTGAGTTCTCGGCCTGTGACGGAGGGGAGAGCCACACCATGCGCTCTCAAGGGGACTTGACCTTTGTTCTTTCTTAAAGCTGTCTTTAAGCTACAAATCTGGCggcgtggggctctggggctgctcTCTGTTTATGGAGCACCATAGCAGGCTGGTACTGCCCGGTGGGGTGCTGGAGGCTGAAGCTAAGTCTGGGCTAGGCCCAGTAAAGAGGCTTGTCCCCCTTCCGCAGTCCGGCTCCCCACAGCATAAAGGGAAGCTCTGCGCAGGCACCATGGGTAGGAACCAGTAACAGTGCCCAGGACAAAGAGCTGGGGCTAACTTAGCAACCCCCCGCCATGTTGTGCAACGACTCTGGCACAGGGCActgactgcccccacccgccTGCCACAGGCCCACAGAGCCGGCTGAGCGCATGCATCGCGCAGCGGGCTCGAGCGCACGAGCCAGGGGTCCCCTTCTTGGGTGCAGTCAGCTGTGGGTGCAAAAGAGGGCGCAACCCGTAGAGACCAGGCAGGGTCTGGCTGACGATCCGGCCCTTCGGTTATAACAAGTGTCCAAAGGGGGGACTcggcccctcctcacccctctcTCCCATTAGCCTCTTCTCTCCCCTGACTGTTATCCACAAGCTGCAGTAACAAGAGGGTGTTTTCAAAAGGCCCAGCAGGCAATGAAAGTAACCC
Encoded here:
- the LOC123349488 gene encoding uncharacterized protein LOC123349488 isoform X2 — its product is MEQSIVARLGCDQGQLHVARARLRASHEQAQVELAAAQAELVAVLSEGWRKVPFGQIRAPGDQSIGDRLDHIQAEVQRQAELQAGWEEILVHVARLQARFAQLQASTAEAQLKALQAQGKNWLKDAREPAQAQAVSGPVLKQVYEQVAAAVHTILVLAMQDLERAKQAQRLPVLSQLTRAVHAQVEVALRGILAKAAQEVAAADRVELAEALCSQVEKAVQDVIVKAEQDWGRPRGAVPGGSEGQGGEAAL
- the LOC123349488 gene encoding uncharacterized protein LOC123349488 isoform X1, with the protein product MEQSIVARLGCDQGQLHVARARLRASHEQAQVELAAAQAELVAVLSEGWRKVPFGQIRAPGDQSIGDRLDHIQAEVQRQAELQAGWEEVRADWDEVQAAWEAVLTDTQVKAAAWAPARFLQAPANTTQTLFHLPQILVHVARLQARFAQLQASTAEAQLKALQAQGKNWLKDAREPAQAQAVSGPVLKQVYEQVAAAVHTILVLAMQDLERAKQAQRLPVLSQLTRAVHAQVEVALRGILAKAAQEVAAADRVELAEALCSQVEKAVQDVIVKAEQDWGRPRGAVPGGSEGQGGEAAL